From Anopheles funestus chromosome 3RL, idAnoFuneDA-416_04, whole genome shotgun sequence, a single genomic window includes:
- the LOC125770263 gene encoding DNA-directed RNA polymerase III subunit RPC8: protein MFVLAELKDNVRIAPELFGLKLPEAIKDEINRKLANKVLLNVGLCIALKDIIQLGDSIILPGDGASHTEVNFRYIVFRPIIGDVITGKIRSCSREGVHITLGFFDDILIPPSALQHPSRYEEAEQAWVWEYPLEDGNTHDLYMDIGESIKFRVSGEVFEESSPIGPPDQEVPSSSAGTSAGGAGTSSVTEGNKTPYRIVAAINESGLGLLSWWVQQNQEEDEEGDEEEQEEEEQEQDSGGENE, encoded by the exons ATGTTCGTATTGGCGGAGTTGAAAGACAACGTGCGAATAGCGCCGGAATTGTTTGGTTTGAAGCTTCCAGAGGCAATCAAAGATGAAATAAACCGAAAGTTGGCAAATAAG GTACTATTGAATGTCGGTCTTTGCATCGCTCTAAAAGACATCATACAGTTGGGCGATTCAATCATATTACCCGGCGATGGTGCCTCTCACACGGAGGTAAACTTCCGGTACATTGTGTTCCGGCCCATCATTGGCGATGTGATAACAGGCAAGATACGAAGCTGCAGCCGGGAAGGTGTTCACATAACGCTCGGCTTTTTCGACGACATACTCATACCGCCGTCCGCTCTGCAGCATCCTTCCCGCTACGAGGAAGCGGAACAGGCATGGGTATGGGAATATCCACTCGAGGATGGTAACACACACGACCTATACATGGACATAGGCGAAAGCATCAAGTTCCGTGTTTCGGGAGAAGTGTTTGAAGAAAGTTCACCCATCGGTCCACCGGACCAGGAAGTTCCATCAAGTTCGGCCGGTACGAGTGCGGGTGGAGCAGGAACGAGCAGCGTAACGGAAGGTAACAAGACACCGTACCGCATCGTAGCGGCCATTAACGAATCCGGGTTAGGTTTGCTGTCTTGGTGGGTACAACAAAATCAGGAAGAGGACGAGGAAGGCGACGAAGAAGAGCAGGAAGAGGAGGAACAGGAACAGGATTCTGGTGGAGAGAATGAATAA
- the LOC125770182 gene encoding serine/threonine-protein kinase RIO1, whose protein sequence is MSCGQFDDALDDTTQRLDFFQLQEKPAVSASKANGVSGTKRTEIELQDALFGMRIKDDRPSSDAQWEECYDDEESDGDEDDEDFYCYEGGELKRNQQLNLNQSHTNAQHASQKVSHFQPADVLFKKYTNRINVEKYEGPASLPNHAKNTLIETQRKADSDRLRSKDKQDRATAEQVMDPRTRMILFKLLNRSMITEINGCISTGKEANVYHATSSGGRDYAIKIFKTSILIFKDRDKYVTGEYRFRHGYSKHNPRKMVRTWAEKEMRNLVRMKKCDLPVPEPILLRSHVLVMEFIGHDGWPAPKLKDVELSGLKARELYRDAVEMMWTMYNRCKLVHADLSEFNMLYHEGKIVIIDVSQSVEHEHPHALEFLRKDCTNVTDFFRKREVSTMTVKELFDFITDVAITAEKVEQRLEEISERIANRRFDEFTEQQKLDEAVFKQIFIPKTLHEVYDAERDVFDKRTDELVYKTITGLGAMEGDRKQPNERKGSDNEDSDAETDTASELSDDDEGGKQSSNGVIVVRSKDETPEERKARKKAVKDEKAEKRKTKVKKHIKKRKEKVSSRK, encoded by the coding sequence ATGAGTTGCGGTCAATTTGATGATGCGCTGGATGATACGACACAACGACTGGATTTCTTCCAGCTGCAGGAAAAACCAGCAGTTTCTGCCAGCAAAGCAAATGGAGTAAGTGGTACAAAGCGGACCGAAATCGAACTACAAGATGCACTGTTTGGAATGCGAATCAAAGATGACCGTCCGTCGTCCGATGCACAATGGGAAGAGTGCTACGATGATGAGGAAagtgatggtgatgaagatgatgaagatttcTACTGCTACGAAGGAGGAGAACTGAAGCGAAATCAGCAACTAAATCTAAACCAATCTCACACCAACGCTCAACATGCAAGCCAGAAGGTATCGCACTTTCAGCCGGcggatgttttgtttaaaaagtaCACCAACCGCATCAATGTGGAGAAATATGAAGGACCGGCATCGTTGCCAAACCACGCCAAGAATACACTCATCGAAACGCAACGCAAAGCAGACAGCGATCGATTGCGCAGTAAGGACAAGCAAGATCGTGCGACGGCCGAACAGGTGATGGACCCACGGACACGCATGATTCTTTTCAAGCTTCTCAATCGTTCCATGATAACCGAAATCAATGGATGCATTTCCACTGGAAAGGAAGCAAACGTGTATCACGCCACGTCCAGCGGCGGGCGGGACTACGCgataaaaatcttcaaaacatCCATTCTAATTTTTAAGGATCGCGATAAGTACGTCACGGGCGAGTATCGATTCCGGCATGGTTATAGCAAGCACAATCCACGTAAAATGGTACGCACTTGGGCAGAGAAGGAGATGCGCAATTTGGTTCGCATGAAGAAGTGTGATCTGCCCGTTCCCGAACCGATATTGCTTCGTAGCCACGTGTTGGTGATGGAGTTTATCGGACACGACGGTTGGCCAGCTCCGAAGCTTAAGGACGTTGAGCTAAGCGGTTTGAAGGCGCGCGAACTGTACCGGGATGCGGTGGAAATGATGTGGACGATGTACAACCGTTGCAAGCTGGTGCATGCCGATCTGTCCGAGTTCAATATGCTCTATCACGAGGGCAAGATAGTCATCATCGATGTGTCACAGTCGGTCGAACATGAGCATCCACATGCATTGGAATTTTTGCGCAAAGATTGCACCAACGTGACGGACTTTTTCCGCAAGCGTGAGGTATCCACGATGACTGTGAAAGAGCTGTTCGATTTCATCACCGATGTGGCTATTACCGCGGAGAAGGTAGAGCAACGGTTGGAGGAAATTTCCGAACGAATAGCAAATCGTAGATTCGACGAGTTTACCGAACAGCAGAAGCTGGATGAAGCTGTGTTTAAGCAAATTTTCATCCCGAAAACGCTGCACGAGGTGTACGACGCAGAGCGCGATGTGTTCGACAAGCGTACGGATGAGTTAGTTTACAAAACGATCACCGGACTAGGGGCGATGGAAGGCGATCGGAAACAACCCAACGAACGCAAAGGGTCAGACAATGAAGATTCGGATGCTGAAACGGACACGGCCTCGGAACTGTCGGACGATGATGAAGGTGGCAAACAATCGTCGAACGGTGTGATTGTGGTACGATCGAAAGATGAAACGCCAGAAGAACGCAAAGCGCGCAAAAAGGCCGTGAAGGACGAAAAGgcggaaaagcgaaaaacaaaggtgaaaaaacatattaaaaaacgAAAGGAGAAAGTTAGctctagaaaataa
- the LOC125770216 gene encoding uncharacterized protein LOC125770216, translating into MTDQTQCTTNTRRIYLTPEEILAEMTYICSFENCYTMLYNLANLQMHLTRHHKAPALNLQSMSNAAKSEQKLFYCPNVSCSYHQTPEESGNGARHFSSLRSLKQHYLKMHGERKHRCEQCGKSFATESYLRHHRLSCGQKFTCTHCSFSYGSREALLTHAKRKQHGYEELLSAKKPNRVKPAKKHVPKCVSTGTQTFTELSESRTTQTIDSSKIKDNPREDVFQLPIETATVTHTSHASQAMENVEPLTPFVCTETQTDFIDVMFANTENRHDPLLSYAHMYTQTSDEPGLFADLGLSTTETQTSWNEETETFGDYLVSTETQTNFDIDSFDCSSNSIGDKPDSANSKQTQMPEAMADDFHLLRGSNFLHDIADSIDHHTAVHTQVS; encoded by the coding sequence ATGACCGACCAAACACAATGTACAACAAATACGCGAAGGATATACCTAACGCCAGAGGAAATTTTGGCAGAAATGACTTATATCTGCTCGTTCGAAAATTGCTATACAATGCTGTACAACTTGGCAAATTTGCAGATGCATCTTACTCGACATCACAAAGCTCCCGCATTGAACCTGCAGTCCATGAGTAATGCTGCTAAATCTGAGCAGAAACTATTCTACTGTCCCAACGTAAGCTGTTCCTATCACCAAACTCCCGAAGAAAGTGGCAACGGTGCGCGACATTTCAGCTCTCTTCGGTCACTGAAACAGCACTATCTGAAGATGCACGGTGAACGTAAGCACCGTTGCGAGCAGTGCGGAAAATCGTTCGCTACCGAAAGCTACCTCCGTCATCATCGATTATCTTGTGGCCAAAAATTCACCTGTACACATTGCTCATTCTCGTACGGTTCCAGAGAAGCATTGCTGACGCACGCCAAACGGAAGCAGCACGGTTACGAAGAATTGCTTTCGGCAAAGAAGCCAAACCGCGTGAAACCTGCGAAAAAACATGTACCGAAATGCGTTAGTACCGGAACGCAAACATTTACGGAGCTGTCAGAAAGCAGAACAACACAAACGATCGATTCATCCAAGATCAAAGATAATCCACGAGAAGATGTATTTCAGTTACCTATTGAAACTGCAACAGTCACACACACTAGTCACGCTTCCCAGGCAATGGAGAACGTCGAACCTTTGACTCCCTTCGTTTGTACCGAAACGCAAACAGATTTCATTGATGTAATGTTTGCAAATACGGAAAACCGTCATGATCCGCTGCTATCCTATGCCCACATGTACACGCAGACATCCGACGAACCGGGACTGTTTGCTGATCTGGGATTGTCTACGACAGAAACGCAAACGAGTTGGAACGAGGAAACTGAAACGTTCGGAGACTATCTTGTGTCGACGGAAACGCAAACCAATTTCGACATCGACAGCTTTGATTGCTCCAGCAATAGCATCGGTGATAAACCAGATTCTGCTAACAGCAAGCAAACGCAGATGCCTGAAGCAATGGCAGATGATTTCCACTTACTGAGAGGATCTAATTTTCTTCACGATATTGCTGATTCGATCGATCATCACACGGCCGTCCACACACAAGTATCATGA
- the LOC125770163 gene encoding ubiquitin carboxyl-terminal hydrolase nonstop, translating to MGDTGCVHFASYVKEYGYDSYSVVHAYFSACISKEARRRKALSCLCYKCGSSGPQLYSCLHCIYFACKGAHINEHYKHTKHYMALELCYGMLYCYQCRDFIYHSKCQAIAERHLRREARSLDKSLSWRPWSPSRLEIELLLKNPKRRHVTALTSIGLRGLLNLGSTCFMNCIVQALIHTPLLRDYFLAELHECTAKTAAKCLVCEVSRLFQEFYSGARGPLSLHRLLHLIWNHARHLAGYEQQDAHEFFIATLDVLHRHCKISMTELAANAAAAAAAAAAAAAATDKSKSSLPNAHQPSQNAHVGTNFLAHQATSQQEPLQLLQPQSGPNALAMPTAASPAGATGTTTATNATNSGQNQPSDPNPTQCNCIIDQIFTGGLQSDVVCQACKGVSTTIDPFWDISLDLGESSNGQGGYGGPPKSLIDCLERFTRAEHLGSSAKIKCNTCNSYQESTKQLSMRTLPIVASFHLKRFEHSSLIDKKISTFISFPAELDMTPFMSQKKSDQQQQHQQQSHLAPSSPSFPSSGANGSSASSMTSTGGIVATSSCLNNDDSRNQPYPNEDSDTADFRYSLYAVINHVGTLDAGHYTAYVRHQKDIWVKCDDHIITTATLKQVLDSEGYLLFYHKKILEYE from the exons ATGGGCGATACGGGCTGCGTACACTTTGCATCCTACGTGAAGGAGTACGGGTACGATTCGTACAGTGTTGTGCACGCATACTTCAGTGCCTGCATTAGCAAGGAGGCACGTCGTCGGAAGGCTCTGTCCTGTCTTTGCTACAAGTGCGGTAGTTCCGGTCCTCAGCTGTACTCCTGTCTGCACTGCATTTATTTCGCTTGCAAAGGAGCGCACATCAACGAGCATTATAAGCACACGAAACACTACATGGCGCTGGAGTTGTGCTACGGCATGCTGTACTGTTACCAGTGTCGGGATTTTATCTACCACAGCAAATGCCAAGCCATCGCCGAAAGACATCTACGGCGTGAGGCTCGCAGCCTCGACAAAAGCCTTTCCTGGCGACCTTGGAGCCCCTCGAGGTTGGAAATAGAGCTCCTGCTGAAGAACCCCAAACGAAGGCACGTGACGGCTCTCACTAGTATCGGGTTGCGCGGATTGTTAAACCTTGGCTCGACCTGTTTCATGAACTGTATCGTGCAGGCCCTCATCCATACGCCACTGTTGCGCGATTATTTCCTCGCCGAGCTACACGAATGCACAGCGAAAACGGCCGCCAAATGTCTGGTTTGTGAAGTGTCCCGACTGTTCCAAGAATTTTACTCCGGTGCCCGTGGTCCACTGTCATTGCACCGGTTACTACATCTGATCTGGAATCACGCACGGCATCTGGCCGGATATGAGCAGCAAGATGCACACGAGTTCTTTATCGCCACGTTGGATGTGTTGCACCGGCACTGTAAAATATCGATGACAGAACTGGCTGCAAATGCGGCCGCTGCGGCTGCAGCTGCAGCggcggcagcggcagcaaccGATAAATCGAAATCCTCCCTACCAAATGCCCATCAACCGTCACAAAATGCACACGTGGGTACGAACTTCCTGGCACACCAAGCTACTTCCCAGCAGGAACCATTGCAGCTGTTGCAGCCACAGTCTGGTCCCAATGCGCTAGCGATGCCAACGGCAGCTTCTCCTGCTGGAGCAACGGGCACAACCACTGCCACCAACGCGACAAACAGCGGCCAAAATCAACCTTCTGATCCTAATCCGACTCAGTGCAATTGTATTATTGATCAGATTTTTACCGGTGGGTTGCAGAGCGATGTAGTGTGCCAGGCGTGCAAAGGCGTTTCCACCACAATCGATCCATTCTGGGACATATCGCTTGATCTGGGCGAATCGTCAAACGGGCAGGGTGGATACGGTGGCCCACCGAAGTCACTGATCGACTGTCTGGAGCGATTCACCCGGGCGGAACATCTTGGTTCGAGTGCAAAAATCAAGTGCAACACATGCAACAGCTACCAGGAATCAACAAAGCAATTGTCCATGCGCACTCTACCAATAGTAGCAAGTTTCCATCTGAAGCGCTTCGAACACTCTAGTCTG ATTGATAAGAAAATTTCCACCTTCATCTCATTCCCTGCCGAGCTGGACATGACACCGTTTATGTCGCAGAAAAAGTctgatcagcagcagcagcaccagcagcaatcACATCTAGCACCGTCTTCACCGAGTTTTCCTAGCAGTGGAGCTAATGGTTCTTCTGCCTCCTCCATGACTAGCACGGGCGGCATAGTTGCGACGTCTTCGTGCTTAAATAACGACGATAGCCGGAACCAACCGTATCCGAACGAGGACAGTGATACGGCCGACTTCCGATACTCACTGTACGCTGTCATCAACCACGTGGGAACGCTCGATGCGGGCCACTACACGGCGTACGTGCGACACCAGAAAGACATTTGGGTCAAGTGCGATGACCATATTATAACCACTGCCACACTCAAGCAGGTCTTGGACAGCGAAGG ATATCTTCTTTTctaccacaaaaaaatattggagtACGAGTGA
- the LOC125770236 gene encoding FGFR1 oncogene partner 2 homolog encodes MSVTFEQIILDAKRIANRLKDREALGDALLLESESVNKHIESMRQFQDDIDILNKLARDRSNNQLITIIHQENPQIREIQQENRLLKAALEDHQHALEHIMSKYREHTQAKILNTKVNFVEAFTRHHRSADIERRDELIRQQTAKIQEMAAVMQRVSQMDEEKVNQEQEVLSKLMTENKGLRELLEISRKYGSGGQKMLVDDKSTQTDSSLLDGLIEAAITARANVSKPTPTTTPFSPPSPSQSAAAPASGPASTQTGASTTDVTVSPKASSTMPTTDDPARSPNNKSPAAPSNPSTVSNGVATTSPTAPAPSAVAAPASSTTTATSSTS; translated from the coding sequence ATGTCCGTTACATTCGAGCAGATTATACTCGACGCTAAGCGCATTGCCAATCGGCTGAAAGACCGAGAGGCCCTAGGAGATGCACTGTTGCTTGAATCGGAATCAGTGAACAAACACATCGAATCGATGCGTCAGTTCCAGGACGATATCGACATACTGAACAAATTGGCACGTGATCGCTCCAACAACCAGCTGATAACGATCATCCACCAGGAAAATCCACAGATTCGCGAGATTCAGCAGGAGAACCGTCTGCTGAAGGCAGCACTGGAAGATCACCAGCACGCACTGGAGCACATCATGTCCAAATACCGAGAGCACACGCAAGCGAAAATCCTTAACACGAAAGTGAACTTTGTGGAGGCATTCACACGTCACCACCGGTCGGCCGACATCGAGCGGCGTGACGAGCTGATCCGACAGCAGACAGCCAAGATACAGGAAATGGCCGCTGTTATGCAGCGTGTCTCGCAGATGGACGAGGAAAAGGTCAACCAGGAGCAGGAGGTACTGAGCAAGCTGATGACGGAAAACAAGGGTTTGCGGGAACTGTTGGAAATATCGCGCAAGTATGGTTCCGGCGGGCAGAAGATGCTGGTCGACGATAAATCAACCCAAACGGACAGTTCGCTACTGGACGGGCTGATTGAAGCGGCGATAACGGCACGGGCAAATGTGTCGAAGCCGACACCAACAACGACACCATTCTCACCACCATCCCCATCACAGTCTGCAGCAGCACCTGCGTCGGGACCCGCATCCACGCAAACCGGCGCATCAACCACGGATGTAACTGTATCCCCGAAAGCAAGCTCAACAATGCCGACCACCGACGATCCAGCACGTTCGCCAAACAACAAGAGCCCCGCCGCGCCATCTAATCCATCAACAGTCAGTAATGGAGTGGCAACGACCTCCCCGACGGCACCAGCACCATCTGCGGTGGCGGCCCCAGCTAGCAGTACTACCACGGCAACCTCGTCGACTTCGTGA
- the LOC125770152 gene encoding uncharacterized transmembrane protein DDB_G0289901, which translates to MAKDNNNINTDDLTGASPSSSMKTVPASSSSTTTEGENGPNSVEPQSTSPSLPPATSSAEVPRREENPFSFKHFLKWDGNHAANGASSSGTGTIPSSSINHSRSASSINGHGSSSLADGSGGGSAGCSNGTNGTFDAKVTGIVSGPNGTSTGSNLATVTTATTSTGSPSKSATTSSLNVVSSTTGARPKIPQFQSVNTLSSESKMKRSPRFPSFDSQSSLSDFADDRFGPMYQSRSNGSFSSDYPAGGGSGGDGGGNSGLREDANGIEQLGVQVELLRGYVQRSYSNYDLDSPGSTAVGPDRRNDLEAHNEPPGRGLVGAAEFSAALPDFVQDHLVMEQWYNTLPKGTGSGSSGSADFEDVLDLTGVANVSGGGGVAPLSSCNDIPFDLTASSTTSSSRATRDQNAAGAGHRHSLGVRVDFPSRGGVNPIGPELEFDLPPRSPTSSCSELPPDLTEGNAGGVCEPGGSGDGGQGGRSRSFYYNSRAPGSVSSGTTADKIHRLPDFLSDGPIHSSGRLADVTHDTPHASETAAAAAAASDRRQRIQQRQREAQYQNRLGAELLENERLRRELDASRRTVSEQSRRIRELERDLETMVTLARPGASVSRDGGNGTTQSNASSFLQAKTRAATAEAEIKQLRHKLSSMTVEMEALQRENETLKVEACGGAIGGSTGAGASARVGQDEGDRGNRPKREQSSTFLRAQTVALRQAASTAESNLRQLLSGVENLRTMANQIEAFRTTQDEVKPVADSPPLEDYLHDSDILSSNEGDDDDDADVPFGPAL; encoded by the exons ATGGCAAAGgataacaacaacatcaacacgGATGATCTGACCGGTGCATCTCCATCATCATCTATGAAAACGGTTCCTGCGTCCTCATCCTCAACGACAACGGAAGGCGAAAACGGTCCGAACTCGGTGGAACCACAGTCCACTTCTCCATCACTACCACCAGCTACAAGCAGCGCAGAAGTACCACGAAGGGAGGAAAatcctttttccttcaaacattttctcaaatggGACGGCAATCATGCGGCGAACGGTGCAAGCTCAAGCGGTACAGGGACAATCCCTTCCAGTAGCATAAATCACAGCCGTAGTGCATCGAGCATAAACGGACACGGAAGCAGTTCACTTGCggatggtagtggtggtggtagtgcaGGCTGCAGTAATGGAACGAATGGAACATTCGATGCGAAAGTGACCGGAATTGTAAGTGGTCCGAACGGCACCAGTACGGGAAGTAATTTAGCGACCGTAACCACGGCAACCACCAGCACCGGGTCACCATCGAAATCGGCCACAACGAGCTCACTTAATGTAGTGAGCTCAACAACGGGTGCAAGGCCAAAAATCCCACAATTCCAATCGGTCAATACGCTTAGCAGTGAATCAAAGATGAAACGGTCGCCACGCTTTCCTTCGTTCGATTCGCAGTCCAGTCTGTCCGACTTTGCGGATGATCGGTTCGGTCCGATGTACCAGAGTCGTAGCAATGGTTCCTTTAGCTCCGATTACCctgctggtggtggtagtggtggcgATGGTGGCGGGAACAGTGGTCTGCGTGAGGATGCCAACGGAATCGAGCAGCTAGGCGTGCAGGTGGAATTGCTGCGCGGATATGTGCAGCGTTCCTACTCGAATTACGATCTCGATAGCCCCGGTTCTACAGCAGTCGGGCCGGATCGACGAAATGATCTGGAAGCACATAACGAACCACCCGGTAGAGGGCTTGTCGGTGCGGCCGAATTTTCCGCAGCCCTGCCCGACTTTGTGCAGGACCATCTCGTGATGGAACAGTGGTACAACACACTGCCAAAGGGAACCGGGAGCGGTTCATCGGGATCGGCCGATTTCGAAGATGTGTTAGATCTGACCGGAGTAGCTAACGTTTCCGGTGGTGGCGGAGTCGCACCACTCTCTTCGTGTAATGACATACCGTTTGATCTGACCGCGAGCAGTACTACAAGCAGCAGTCGGGCAACTCGAGATCAGAATGCGGCAGGTGCTGGACATCGGCATTCACTTGGCGTACGGGTCGATTTTCCTTCACGTGGTGGAGTGAACCCAATCGGACCGGAGCTCGAGTTTGATCTTCCACCACGATCTCCGACTTCTTCGTGCTCGGAATTACCACCGGATCTTACCGAAGGTAACGCGGGTGGCGTATGTGAACCAGGTGGTTCTGGAGATGGAGGCCAAGGGGGCAGATCGCGGAGCTTCTACTATAACTCGCGAGCACCGGGATCGGTGTCAAGTGGGACAACGGCTGATAAAATCCATCGTCTGCCGGACTTCTTGTCCGACGGGCCAATCCATTCGTCTGGCCGGTTAGCAGATGTTACGCACGATACACCGCACGCATCAGAAacggcagctgctgctgcagcagcgtCCGACCGACGTCAACGGATACAGCAGCGACAACGTGAAGCCCAGTACCAGAATCGGCTCGGTGCGGAGTTGTTGGAGAATGAGCGATTAAGGCGAGAGCTGGATGCTAGTCGGCGAACGGTTAGCGAGCAGTCGCGCCGCATCCGCGAGCTGGAACGAGATCTGGAAACGATGGTTACACTGGCAAGACCCGGTGCGTCCGTGTCACGAGACGGTGGCAATGGAACAACCCAATCGAACGCGAGCAGTTTCCTGCAAGCGAAAACGCGGGCAGCCACTGCAGAGGCAGAGATAAAACAATTGCGACACAAGTTAAGCAGCATGACT GTCGAAATGGAGGCACTGCAAAGGGAAAACGAAACGCTTAAGGTGGAAGCTTGTGGAGGCGCCATTGGAGGTAGCACGGGTGCGGGCGCCAGTGCTAGGGTGGGACAGGACGAGGGAGACCGTGGTAACCGGCCGAAGCGGGAGCAGTCTTCCACTTTCTTGCGCGCACAAACGGTCGCCCTGCGACAGGCGGCCTCAACAGCGGAAAGCAATCTTAG GCAATTGCTAAGCGGAGTGGAAAATCTACGAACGATGGCGAATCAAATAGAAGCGTTCCGAACCACACAGGACGAAGTTAAGCCCGTGGCGGATTCGCCACCCCTAGAGGACTATTTGCACGACAGCGACATACTGTCCAGTAATGAGggtgacgatgacgatgatgccGATGTGCCGTTTGGTCCAGCATTGTAG